A genome region from Nocardioides cynanchi includes the following:
- a CDS encoding SigE family RNA polymerase sigma factor, with amino-acid sequence MITERREQRAFEAFVADASGRLMRTAYLLCGDRGHAEDLVQTALFRTARRWHRARQQPEAYARRVVVNLAKDRWRSLGRRPGEVGVDLETLEALDTRATHDEGLLERVRLLDAIRRLPSGQQAVLTLRFLADLSVAETAATLDCSEGNVKSQTARALDRIRDVLDHEKENADADR; translated from the coding sequence ATGATCACCGAGCGGCGCGAGCAGCGCGCCTTCGAAGCATTCGTCGCGGACGCCTCCGGCCGCCTGATGCGGACGGCGTACCTGCTCTGCGGTGACCGGGGCCATGCCGAGGATCTCGTGCAGACGGCGCTGTTCCGCACCGCGCGGCGGTGGCACCGGGCCCGGCAGCAGCCGGAGGCCTACGCCCGCAGGGTCGTGGTGAACCTCGCCAAGGACCGGTGGCGCTCGTTGGGTCGGCGCCCGGGCGAGGTCGGGGTCGACCTCGAGACCCTGGAGGCCCTGGACACGCGGGCCACCCACGACGAGGGCCTGCTCGAGCGAGTACGCCTGCTCGACGCGATCCGTCGACTGCCATCCGGGCAGCAGGCCGTGCTCACCCTGCGCTTCCTGGCGGACCTGTCCGTCGCCGAGACCGCGGCGACCCTCGACTGCTCGGAAGGAAACGTCAAGTCACAGACCGCACGCGCCCTGGACCGGATCCGGGACGTGCTCGACCACGAGAAGGAGAACGCCGATGCTGACCGATGA
- a CDS encoding Ltp family lipoprotein, which yields MHKIFRAAVAATAVLALGACNMSTSSDTAGGKSHHKANHSGKSSSSSPQFTVAQKNAIQSAQNYLAIGTGFSRAGLIGQLTSKAGSGFKLADSVFAVNHIKVDWNKQAVIAAKNYLNIGTGFSRTGLIQQLTSRAGSQFTLAQATYAANHVGL from the coding sequence ATGCACAAGATCTTCAGGGCCGCCGTTGCGGCTACCGCCGTCCTTGCCTTGGGCGCGTGCAACATGAGTACCAGCAGCGACACGGCGGGTGGCAAGTCGCACCACAAGGCGAACCACAGCGGCAAGAGCTCGTCGTCGTCGCCGCAGTTCACGGTCGCCCAGAAGAACGCCATCCAATCGGCGCAGAACTATCTGGCCATCGGAACGGGGTTCAGTCGGGCTGGGCTCATCGGACAATTGACTTCCAAGGCCGGTTCCGGGTTCAAGCTGGCGGATTCGGTGTTCGCGGTCAACCACATCAAGGTCGACTGGAACAAGCAGGCGGTGATTGCGGCCAAGAATTACCTGAACATCGGTACGGGTTTTTCGCGGACCGGCCTGATCCAGCAGCTGACCTCGAGGGCGGGCTCACAGTTCACGCTCGCACAGGCGACCTACGCCGCCAACCACGTTGGCTTGTGA